TATCTTTCTTGATGATCTTGTGAAAATCGATACATTGACACCCGAGATGATAAAAGGTGTCATAAAAAAGTGTTGTTTCACGGTGGGTATGTCCTATCACTTCAGTGTGTTCTCATTATCTACCGGTGTTCCATCAGCTGCGATATACTTAGACGATTATTATAAAATAAAGAACCTCGGTTTGTACAAAGCATTCGGAAATCCAGAGCTCGTTTTCAAAGTGCCTGAAATTTCATCTGAACAATTGATTGATCGTGTGATGAAAACTTTGAAAGACTAATTCCAAATCTTCAGGAGGGTCTTTGTGCTCAATGAACAATATCTTTTAAAGAAATACATCTCCTTTTCCCTCGGCACATGGCTTAGAGCCATTATTTCTTTTTTCATCACACCGATCACGACGTGGTTGATCAACCCTGCCGAGTTCGGAAAAGCAACGATGTTTTCAACTGTGTATTCCATACTCCTTCTTGTGAGCATTCTTGGTACTGCAAATTCGTTGATGAGATTCTTTCCACAAAAATCTGATGAAGAAAAGTCTGCTCTTTTATGGAGTTGTTTGATTGTTCCTATTTTTATGAGTATCCTTGTGGGGTTTGTTGTTCTTGTTTTCAAAGGTCCTATCAATTCTTTTCTTGTTGGAACTCGTATATCAAACGCTTATCTTATTCTTATAGCAACTCTTGTGACAGGAATTTTTCAAACGTTCAATCTAAATCTTGTAAGATCCAGAGGAAGAGGAATCCTTTTCTCGACACTTCAAGTGGTTCAATCAGTAAGTCAAATTGGCTTCATATTGCTTTATGCTTTCTTTGTAAACCGTGATTTCTATGCTTTACTCTACGCACAGCTTTTTTCAAATATAGTGGCACTTGCCCTTGGAATAGCACTTGAAAGATCGTTCTGGTTCCCGGTGAGGATAGATAAAAGACTGGTTCGTGAGATTTTGAAGTATGGCTATCCGTTCGTCTTTTCTGGCCTTCTTTGGTGGCTTCTTACATGGACTGATAGATTTGTTCTTCGTTTGTACACAAACTTTTCTGACATAGGCCTTTACTCTGCAGCATTTAAGGTTATTTCCGCAATGAGTTTGTTCACAACGGGTTTTTCCACTCTCTGGTATCCTTTCGCCTATGAGCAATACGAGAAAAATCCGGAAAATAAAATGCTTTTCAAAAGAACTCTTGATTATGTGGCTTTCCTCGTGTTTTCTGCCGGTTTTATACTGCTTTCTTTCAAAGATGTTATCTTTCTTCTTCTTGCAAAATCTTACCGCACGTCCGCTGAGATATCTCCTTTCTTGATACTTTATCCTGTGATGGTAACTATGACTATTGTTGTAGCAAGAGGAATAGATTTTTCAAAGAAAACGTACTGGTTCATCATTACAAGAGGTGTTTCTGCCCTATTCAATCTTGCTGGCAATTTTCTTCTTGTTCCCCTATTTGGTCCAAAAGGCGCTAGTGTTTCAACAGGGCTCTCTTTCATCTTCGTGTTCACGATCGAATCGAACGTATCAAAAAGATTGTACCCAGTTTCGTATGATCTGAGGAAAATCTATTTGCTCGTTGGTATCTTTGTTCTTTCCGCTTTCCTGCACACGTTTTCTGGGAATTTGATCGTTTCTGTTTTGGCCTCTATCATTGGTCTTATCGTCGCGATCTTTCTCTACAAAGCTGAATTTTTGAAAGTGTGGTCCACTGGCATTGGATTTTTGAAGTCTTTATCGCATCATAGGTAAATTTTGTCTTCTCTTCAACCAAGCGAAATCACAAACAACCACAACGGA
The Thermotoga sp. DNA segment above includes these coding regions:
- a CDS encoding oligosaccharide flippase family protein produces the protein MLNEQYLLKKYISFSLGTWLRAIISFFITPITTWLINPAEFGKATMFSTVYSILLLVSILGTANSLMRFFPQKSDEEKSALLWSCLIVPIFMSILVGFVVLVFKGPINSFLVGTRISNAYLILIATLVTGIFQTFNLNLVRSRGRGILFSTLQVVQSVSQIGFILLYAFFVNRDFYALLYAQLFSNIVALALGIALERSFWFPVRIDKRLVREILKYGYPFVFSGLLWWLLTWTDRFVLRLYTNFSDIGLYSAAFKVISAMSLFTTGFSTLWYPFAYEQYEKNPENKMLFKRTLDYVAFLVFSAGFILLSFKDVIFLLLAKSYRTSAEISPFLILYPVMVTMTIVVARGIDFSKKTYWFIITRGVSALFNLAGNFLLVPLFGPKGASVSTGLSFIFVFTIESNVSKRLYPVSYDLRKIYLLVGIFVLSAFLHTFSGNLIVSVLASIIGLIVAIFLYKAEFLKVWSTGIGFLKSLSHHR